In a genomic window of Pseudoglutamicibacter albus:
- a CDS encoding M3 family metallopeptidase has protein sequence MTCLTEPSGLDYNFPDFSTVTPDLLRSSVRAGIEAQEKAVAAIVNDPHEADFTNTFEAFELSSEALDRATAVAFHLFSADATEEIQAIEAEVTAMVAAHQDAMTLYPGLYARMQQVDAGALEGEQARLVEVTMRSFRASGAELDAEGQEKLKALNAKLTDLQTEFGRLAMQNLVDAAPALTEAEATGLSPARLEATRAAAQAAGAEGHRISLVLPTVQPDEAILTTAEGRKKLHEASSQRASDGKSSAIAAQIAALRVERARLLGFETHAEEILSLRSETSVSAINDLLAQLAKPALANAAAEDARIAEALGLEPLSPEAPVAPWDRARGLSLVGSQSDGVDAELLQQHLELDTVLTEGVFRAAGLVYGLRFTERHDLPLPHPDARIWEVFEENGDAVGLFVGDFFARDTKRGGAWMNELAQGATATGSRPIICNTLNIPKPTGGNPALCTWDEVNTLFHEFGHALHGLLSAAHYPSLAGTNVGRDIVEFPSQVNEMWTVHPKILPHYTKHAHTGEPLPADQIEKLTATSTWGEGFSTSEYLAASILDLAWHQRTGTDVEADPAGFEDSALRDAGFNPDSIESRYKTGYFQHIFAGGYSAGYYCYIWSEILDADAVEWFKEQEDIRAAGQLFREEFLSRGNTRDALESYRAFRGRDARIEPLLERRGLKA, from the coding sequence ATGACTTGTCTTACGGAGCCTAGCGGGCTTGATTACAACTTCCCTGATTTCTCTACCGTGACCCCGGATCTGTTGCGCAGCTCGGTGCGTGCCGGAATCGAGGCTCAAGAGAAAGCCGTCGCGGCCATTGTCAATGATCCGCACGAGGCGGACTTCACCAACACGTTCGAGGCTTTTGAGCTCTCAAGCGAAGCCCTTGATCGTGCAACGGCGGTCGCGTTCCACCTGTTCTCAGCTGATGCCACGGAAGAAATCCAGGCTATCGAGGCTGAAGTTACGGCTATGGTCGCAGCGCATCAGGACGCAATGACGCTCTACCCTGGCCTGTACGCCCGGATGCAGCAGGTCGATGCGGGCGCGCTTGAAGGCGAACAGGCACGCCTCGTTGAGGTCACGATGCGATCCTTCCGCGCGAGCGGCGCGGAACTGGACGCTGAGGGCCAGGAAAAGCTCAAGGCCTTGAACGCGAAGCTCACCGATTTACAGACAGAGTTCGGTCGCCTCGCGATGCAGAACCTCGTGGATGCAGCGCCTGCCCTCACGGAGGCGGAAGCTACGGGCCTCTCCCCTGCCCGACTTGAAGCGACCCGCGCCGCAGCTCAGGCCGCGGGAGCGGAAGGCCACCGTATCTCGCTCGTGTTGCCAACCGTTCAACCTGATGAAGCGATCCTGACCACCGCTGAAGGCCGCAAGAAGTTGCACGAGGCATCGTCTCAGCGTGCATCTGACGGCAAGAGCTCTGCGATCGCCGCGCAGATCGCGGCATTGCGCGTAGAGCGCGCACGCTTGCTCGGTTTTGAGACGCATGCAGAAGAGATTCTGTCTCTGCGGTCGGAAACCTCGGTTTCGGCTATCAACGATCTGTTGGCGCAGTTGGCTAAGCCTGCGCTCGCGAACGCGGCCGCCGAGGATGCGCGGATCGCTGAAGCGCTCGGCCTCGAGCCTCTGTCCCCCGAGGCTCCTGTGGCACCGTGGGATCGCGCACGCGGGCTGAGTCTTGTTGGCTCGCAGTCCGATGGGGTCGACGCGGAACTGTTGCAACAGCACCTTGAACTCGACACAGTTCTGACTGAAGGCGTTTTCCGTGCCGCTGGATTGGTCTATGGGCTGAGGTTCACGGAACGCCACGACCTTCCGCTTCCTCACCCGGATGCCCGGATTTGGGAAGTTTTCGAGGAGAACGGGGATGCCGTCGGGCTGTTCGTGGGCGATTTCTTCGCCCGCGACACCAAGCGTGGTGGGGCATGGATGAATGAGCTTGCCCAAGGTGCTACCGCAACCGGTTCACGCCCGATCATCTGCAATACGCTGAACATCCCTAAGCCAACCGGCGGGAACCCTGCATTGTGCACGTGGGATGAGGTCAACACACTATTCCACGAGTTCGGGCATGCGCTCCACGGCCTGCTGAGTGCCGCACACTACCCTTCTTTGGCGGGCACCAACGTTGGGCGCGACATCGTCGAGTTCCCGTCCCAGGTCAACGAGATGTGGACAGTACACCCCAAGATTCTTCCGCACTACACCAAGCACGCACACACGGGTGAACCGCTTCCTGCCGATCAGATCGAAAAACTCACCGCGACCAGCACGTGGGGCGAAGGCTTCTCGACGAGCGAATACCTCGCCGCATCGATTCTAGACCTCGCGTGGCACCAGCGCACCGGTACCGACGTCGAGGCTGACCCGGCCGGGTTCGAAGACTCAGCATTGCGTGATGCTGGCTTCAACCCGGACTCGATCGAGTCTCGCTACAAGACCGGCTACTTCCAGCACATCTTCGCTGGCGGTTATTCGGCAGGTTACTACTGCTACATCTGGTCCGAGATCCTTGACGCCGATGCGGTCGAATGGTTCAAGGAGCAAGAGGACATCCGTGCCGCTGGCCAGCTGTTCCGTGAGGAGTTCTTGAGCCGCGGTAACACGCGCGACGCACTGGAAAGCTATCGCGCATTCCGTGGACGCGATGCCCGCATCGAGCCTCTGCTTGAACGCCGCGGGCTGAAGGCATAA
- the pdxS gene encoding pyridoxal 5'-phosphate synthase lyase subunit PdxS has product MNTQPSQQASRVRRGLADHLTGGVIMDVVTPEQARIAEAAGAKAVMALERVPADIRAQGGISRASDPDMIVGIQEAVSIPVMAKVRIGHFVEAQVLEALDIDFIDESEVLSPADYENHVDKFAFKAPFVCGATNLGEALRRINEGAAMIRSKGEAGTGDVSNATGHMRKIRAEINRLTSMAEDELFVAAKELQAPYDLVVEVAREGKLPVPLLTAGGIATPADAAMMMQLGAEGVFVGSGIFKSGNPEARAAAVVKATANYNDPKVIADVSRGLGEAMVGLNVDEIPVHHRLEDRGW; this is encoded by the coding sequence GTGAACACTCAACCGTCCCAGCAGGCCTCCCGCGTCCGTCGTGGGCTTGCTGACCATCTGACTGGCGGCGTCATCATGGACGTCGTGACCCCTGAACAGGCTCGCATCGCTGAAGCCGCAGGCGCTAAGGCTGTCATGGCTTTGGAGCGTGTACCTGCCGATATCCGCGCTCAGGGCGGTATTTCTCGGGCATCGGATCCTGACATGATCGTTGGTATTCAGGAAGCCGTATCGATTCCAGTGATGGCGAAGGTACGCATCGGGCACTTCGTTGAGGCCCAGGTTCTTGAAGCCCTCGACATCGACTTCATCGACGAGTCCGAGGTTCTTTCCCCAGCTGACTACGAGAACCACGTGGACAAGTTCGCGTTCAAGGCACCATTCGTGTGTGGCGCGACGAACCTCGGTGAGGCTTTGCGCCGCATCAACGAGGGTGCTGCGATGATCCGCTCCAAAGGTGAAGCCGGAACCGGCGATGTCTCGAACGCGACCGGCCACATGCGTAAGATCCGCGCGGAAATCAACCGCCTGACTTCGATGGCTGAGGACGAACTGTTCGTTGCCGCGAAAGAACTGCAGGCGCCCTACGATCTCGTCGTTGAGGTCGCCCGCGAAGGAAAGCTGCCGGTGCCCTTGTTGACCGCAGGCGGTATCGCAACCCCAGCAGACGCAGCCATGATGATGCAGCTCGGTGCCGAAGGCGTGTTCGTTGGCTCCGGCATCTTCAAGTCCGGTAACCCTGAGGCTCGCGCCGCCGCTGTGGTCAAGGCGACCGCGAACTACAACGACCCGAAGGTGATCGCTGACGTATCCCGTGGTCTCGGCGAAGCAATGGTCGGCCTCAACGTAGATGAGATCCCAGTGCACCACCGCCTCGAAGACCGCGGCTGGTAG
- the pgsA gene encoding phosphatidylinositol phosphate synthase, with amino-acid sequence MLDRYARGFFTALFRPLVKVLARVGATPNLVTVLGSVGAAVSAVALYSWGQLFWGTVAITLFIFSDMVDGQLARHLDNQAESGVGQPRSHTERALGNFLDSSLDRLVDFTIFGTLAFWWFTGGARPMFGAAALILLSLGGLVSYVRAKAESLGFDASVGFVERSERLVVVLVLTGFTGLGLNPWWWFGGVVAVCIGSVVTLIQRISRCVATAQRVHGVTDTMN; translated from the coding sequence ATGTTGGACCGGTACGCGCGCGGGTTTTTCACGGCTCTGTTCCGTCCGCTCGTGAAAGTCCTAGCGCGGGTAGGCGCGACACCGAACCTGGTCACGGTACTGGGCTCGGTGGGCGCGGCCGTGTCCGCGGTCGCGCTCTACAGTTGGGGTCAACTGTTCTGGGGCACTGTTGCCATCACGTTGTTCATTTTCTCTGACATGGTCGATGGCCAACTCGCCCGGCACCTCGACAACCAAGCCGAATCTGGGGTAGGTCAGCCGCGCTCACACACCGAACGAGCGCTAGGGAACTTCCTCGATTCTTCCCTCGACCGGCTCGTGGATTTCACGATCTTCGGAACGCTCGCGTTCTGGTGGTTCACAGGTGGCGCGCGCCCGATGTTCGGCGCAGCAGCACTGATCCTTTTGAGCCTTGGTGGGCTCGTCTCTTATGTGCGGGCTAAGGCTGAATCGCTTGGTTTCGATGCTTCGGTCGGTTTCGTGGAGCGTTCGGAGCGTCTCGTTGTCGTGCTTGTCCTCACCGGTTTCACCGGCCTGGGATTGAATCCGTGGTGGTGGTTCGGGGGAGTCGTAGCTGTATGTATTGGCTCGGTCGTGACTCTTATTCAGCGTATTTCCAGATGTGTCGCAACCGCTCAGCGTGTGCACGGTGTGACAGATACGATGAACTAG
- a CDS encoding HIT family protein, protein MPETENPQSTAHTEAEHDAEVTDDFELASAPDRLGRLWTPYRMAYVEKGQDQVKDEHTCPFCSGPQRSDEDALIVYRGEHCFVNLNLYPYNPGHMMVIPYRHVPMYTDITAEETAEMGELAQKAMRVLAHVSGPDGFNLGMNQGQAGGAGIAAHLHQHVIPRWGGDTNFFPIIAESKAIPVVLGDTLRLMKQGWGEVT, encoded by the coding sequence ATGCCTGAAACTGAGAACCCTCAATCAACCGCTCACACGGAAGCCGAGCACGATGCCGAGGTCACCGACGACTTCGAACTCGCTTCAGCACCAGACCGGCTGGGCCGGTTGTGGACCCCGTACCGTATGGCCTACGTCGAGAAGGGGCAGGACCAGGTCAAGGACGAGCACACGTGCCCGTTCTGTTCCGGGCCTCAACGCAGCGATGAAGACGCACTCATCGTCTATCGAGGCGAACATTGCTTCGTGAACCTCAACCTCTACCCATATAATCCGGGCCACATGATGGTGATCCCGTACCGCCACGTCCCGATGTACACCGACATCACAGCGGAAGAAACAGCTGAGATGGGCGAGCTTGCCCAGAAAGCGATGCGCGTGCTGGCCCACGTTTCGGGCCCTGACGGTTTTAATCTCGGCATGAATCAGGGCCAAGCCGGAGGTGCCGGTATCGCCGCGCACCTGCATCAGCACGTGATCCCGCGTTGGGGTGGGGACACGAACTTCTTCCCGATCATCGCTGAATCCAAAGCGATCCCAGTGGTGTTAGGGGATACGCTGCGGCTCATGAAGCAAGGCTGGGGCGAGGTCACCTAG
- the thrS gene encoding threonine--tRNA ligase, with product MADSLNLTIDGQAREVEQGTTGLDLFKDQKTTVVMRVNGELWDLHREVPADAVIESVDISSPDGLNVLRHSTAHVMAQAVQELYPEAKLGIGPYITDGFYFDFDVDEPFTPEDLKAIEKRMLRIVNQTQSFRRETVTAEQARAALKDEPYKLILLSKADEAATSGEGMSVEIGEGEITLYDNIDRKTGEVIWRDLCRGPHLPNTKIISNAFALTRSAAAYWLGNENNKQLQRIYGTAWPTKQELKDYQERLAEAERRDHRRLGTELDLFSFPDELGSGLPVFHVKGGIIKREMEDYVRDRHVAAGFDYVGTPHISRAGLFHTSGHLPYYADTMFPPLTVDAEHDDDGNVTKPGQEYRLKAMNCPMHNLIYKSRGRSYRDLPLRLFEFGHVYRYEKSGVIHGLTRVRGFAQDDSHSYVTKEQAPEEVRHLIEFMLSLLRDFGMDDYYLELSTRDEDSDKFIGSQEQWEEATRILEEVAVSTGVELVPDPGGAAFYGPKISVQARDAIGRTWQMGTVQYDFNQPARFELEYQAADGTRQEPVMIHAAKFGSIERFMGVLTEHYAGAFPAWLAPVQVRAIPVAEVFNDYLTEIVERLKAEGIRAELDDSHDRFPKKIRNASKEKIPFTLIAGGEDQEANAVSFRYRDGSQDNQVPVDEAIERIVKHVRERINTDHA from the coding sequence ATGGCTGATTCCCTGAACCTCACGATCGACGGACAAGCGCGGGAGGTGGAACAGGGAACAACTGGACTCGACCTGTTCAAAGACCAGAAAACCACCGTAGTGATGCGCGTCAACGGTGAACTGTGGGACCTTCATCGCGAAGTGCCAGCCGACGCTGTCATCGAATCGGTGGACATCAGCAGCCCAGACGGACTCAACGTTCTACGCCACTCGACCGCCCACGTCATGGCTCAAGCCGTCCAGGAACTCTACCCGGAAGCTAAACTCGGCATCGGCCCCTACATCACCGACGGCTTCTACTTCGACTTCGACGTCGATGAACCCTTCACCCCGGAAGACCTCAAGGCTATTGAGAAGCGCATGCTGCGCATCGTGAACCAGACCCAGTCTTTCCGCCGCGAAACCGTCACCGCTGAACAAGCACGCGCAGCACTCAAAGACGAGCCATACAAGCTCATCCTGCTCTCCAAAGCCGATGAAGCCGCAACCTCGGGCGAAGGCATGAGCGTTGAGATCGGTGAAGGCGAAATCACCCTCTACGACAACATCGACCGCAAGACCGGCGAAGTCATCTGGCGAGACCTCTGCCGCGGCCCGCACCTGCCGAACACCAAGATCATCTCCAACGCATTCGCGCTAACCCGTAGCGCGGCAGCATATTGGCTCGGCAACGAAAACAACAAACAGCTGCAACGTATCTACGGCACGGCGTGGCCAACCAAGCAGGAACTCAAGGACTACCAAGAGCGCCTCGCAGAAGCCGAACGCCGCGACCACCGCCGCCTCGGAACCGAACTCGACCTGTTCTCCTTCCCGGATGAGCTCGGCTCCGGCCTGCCGGTGTTCCACGTCAAAGGCGGCATCATCAAACGCGAAATGGAAGACTACGTTCGCGACCGCCACGTGGCCGCAGGCTTCGATTACGTCGGCACCCCCCACATCTCACGTGCTGGCCTCTTCCACACCTCAGGGCATCTGCCGTACTACGCGGACACGATGTTCCCGCCGCTGACCGTGGACGCCGAGCACGATGACGACGGCAACGTGACCAAGCCGGGTCAGGAATACCGCCTCAAAGCGATGAACTGCCCGATGCACAACCTCATCTATAAGTCACGGGGCCGTTCCTACCGCGACCTGCCTCTGCGTCTGTTCGAGTTCGGGCACGTCTACCGGTACGAAAAGTCCGGCGTGATCCACGGGCTGACCCGCGTGCGCGGTTTCGCTCAAGACGACTCCCACTCCTACGTGACCAAGGAACAAGCACCGGAAGAGGTCCGCCACCTCATCGAATTCATGCTGTCCCTGCTACGGGACTTCGGTATGGATGATTACTATCTTGAGCTCTCAACCCGAGATGAGGACTCCGATAAGTTCATCGGTTCTCAAGAACAGTGGGAAGAAGCAACCCGCATCTTGGAGGAAGTCGCTGTCTCGACCGGTGTTGAGCTCGTCCCGGATCCAGGTGGGGCGGCGTTCTACGGGCCAAAGATCTCCGTCCAGGCGCGAGATGCGATCGGCCGCACATGGCAGATGGGCACGGTCCAGTACGATTTCAACCAGCCAGCCCGCTTCGAACTCGAATATCAGGCAGCTGACGGAACCCGGCAGGAACCAGTCATGATCCACGCCGCCAAATTCGGTTCGATTGAACGCTTCATGGGCGTGCTCACCGAGCACTACGCGGGTGCGTTCCCGGCATGGCTCGCCCCCGTCCAGGTGCGTGCGATCCCTGTTGCTGAGGTATTCAACGACTATCTCACCGAGATCGTCGAGCGTCTTAAAGCCGAGGGCATCCGCGCGGAACTCGATGACAGCCACGACAGGTTCCCCAAGAAGATCCGCAACGCGTCCAAGGAGAAGATCCCGTTCACCCTCATCGCAGGTGGGGAAGACCAAGAAGCCAACGCGGTCTCCTTCCGCTACCGTGACGGTTCGCAAGACAACCAGGTGCCTGTCGATGAAGCGATCGAACGCATCGTGAAGCACGTACGCGAACGGATCAACACCGATCATGCCTGA
- the dnaE gene encoding DNA polymerase III subunit alpha produces MKGKVGFPHLHVSTAYSAHYGVDRPEKLVEQAAADGAWALACTDRDGLYGAIKHVAACIEHGVTPILGVDLALLESTSVSGASIADEENIVGGASTAAGVNSAGEVSVAGRIVVLARGSSEGYSALVRLVSVAHQRGREAHGIVGVSRLDVRQAVLGPDGYVRLSVLLGPDSDVGHAAYRRRYAHMRRRLKAWQDTLHTDALFIELVSHMSRPGQRCSHAHALRMWKAARESRMEAVVTNAVRYATPDGAATADVVDAVRLMSPLGSVTAPKGTVPAVSAARGESPQVNGQGWLKPSAQMHEVAAELASAAGLGSQGAEQLLRSTQRCASLSALDPVKHMGWGTPVVPEAHVIGIRHNPMLELRQRCLASLERLFAPGGEAVLHHSPARAERMRQRALDVLEHELGIIEELGFASYFLTVAAATDIIHGMGVRAAARGSGASSLVVYLLGISHVNPLEHDLIFERFLSRERASLPDIDVDVESAQRHAVYRELFKRFGEDRTTLMSMQNAYRARGAVRDAGYALGMESDDIDRAAKSLWRLNASNVRDAVAKMPELAPLAHRLEAERQTGNNRWDLLVDLTERLDRLPRHISMHPCGVILSDSSLLDRTPVQPSGMGLAMSQFDKHDMDHMGLIKLDVLGVRMQSAIAYTLEEIKRIHGVTDSVYLDRIPFDDEATFQMIRTTNTLGVFQIESPGQRELIGKLAPTELNDLIIDISLFRPGPMQSDMVKPFLEQRHGFRHTEVPHPDLAPILKETHGVVVFHEQVLRIIDLMTGCGLARADVYRRWIGNPEREPVFEKTFRRDALTKGYSVDVIDEVWSILAAFGSFGFCKAHGAAFAIPTYQSAWLKTHHPEAFMAALFEHDPGMYPQRLLIAEARRLGIPLLPLDVNASSTSFKLERIPEHAQTPSEPVPGYRVRGDLGIRMSWTLVSGLSTPEAQRLSANAPYTSVADVRSRARITKASMVRLAQLGALDRFLTPGRGGRADLIHHLETQRNTPQRAHKDRPIPGQGALDLGVDLETAALAPVIPDPTPAQNVRTELDLTAADISGHIMDAHASYLEAIGATPSNRLLELRSGTRVLVAGVRVATQTPPMRSGERVVFISLDDGHGCADISFFTQAQNDAGPIVFSSRLMLVEGTTRRTGPRAVSIQAIRAWDLQEPITPETPPEKLPPQPGYLENTAYTKQTCRASH; encoded by the coding sequence ATGAAGGGAAAAGTGGGTTTCCCGCATCTGCATGTTTCTACCGCGTATAGCGCCCACTACGGGGTTGACCGGCCAGAGAAGTTAGTGGAACAGGCTGCAGCTGATGGTGCTTGGGCTCTAGCGTGCACTGACCGCGACGGGCTATACGGGGCTATCAAACATGTTGCGGCGTGCATCGAGCATGGGGTCACCCCGATTCTGGGCGTAGATCTTGCTCTGCTCGAAAGCACGAGCGTTTCTGGCGCGAGCATCGCAGACGAAGAAAATATCGTAGGCGGGGCGAGCACCGCAGCTGGGGTGAACAGTGCCGGCGAGGTGAGCGTTGCAGGTCGGATTGTTGTGCTCGCCCGTGGTTCCTCGGAGGGGTATTCGGCGCTGGTTCGGCTCGTGTCGGTAGCGCATCAGCGGGGGAGAGAAGCCCACGGGATTGTGGGGGTGAGCCGGCTTGATGTGCGCCAAGCAGTACTCGGGCCCGATGGCTATGTACGCCTCAGTGTGCTCCTAGGGCCTGACTCGGATGTGGGCCATGCCGCGTATCGTCGCCGCTATGCGCACATGCGGCGCCGGCTTAAAGCATGGCAGGACACACTCCATACCGATGCGTTGTTTATAGAACTGGTGAGCCACATGTCCCGGCCCGGGCAGCGCTGTAGCCACGCGCATGCTCTACGGATGTGGAAAGCCGCCCGCGAAAGCCGTATGGAAGCGGTTGTGACGAACGCGGTGCGGTATGCGACCCCGGACGGCGCCGCCACCGCCGATGTTGTGGACGCGGTGCGCCTGATGAGCCCACTAGGTTCTGTTACCGCACCGAAAGGCACCGTTCCCGCGGTGAGCGCTGCCCGCGGTGAGAGCCCGCAAGTCAACGGGCAAGGATGGCTCAAGCCAAGCGCCCAGATGCACGAGGTGGCTGCCGAGCTGGCCTCGGCCGCGGGGCTAGGGTCCCAGGGGGCCGAGCAGTTGCTGCGCTCAACGCAACGGTGTGCGTCTCTGAGCGCGCTTGATCCGGTCAAACATATGGGCTGGGGAACCCCGGTTGTTCCTGAGGCGCACGTGATCGGGATTAGGCACAACCCGATGCTTGAATTACGGCAACGGTGCCTGGCGAGCCTCGAACGGTTATTCGCTCCAGGCGGCGAAGCTGTTCTGCATCATTCACCGGCGCGCGCTGAACGGATGCGTCAGCGTGCCCTGGACGTCCTGGAGCATGAACTGGGCATCATCGAAGAGCTCGGGTTTGCAAGCTATTTCCTCACCGTCGCCGCGGCTACCGACATCATCCACGGCATGGGGGTCAGGGCCGCCGCGCGAGGCTCAGGCGCATCGAGCCTTGTGGTGTACCTCTTAGGGATATCGCATGTGAACCCGCTTGAACATGACCTGATCTTTGAACGTTTCCTCTCACGGGAACGAGCAAGCCTGCCGGATATCGATGTGGATGTTGAATCCGCTCAACGTCACGCGGTCTATAGGGAACTGTTCAAACGCTTCGGTGAAGACCGCACCACGCTCATGTCGATGCAGAACGCCTACAGGGCAAGGGGAGCGGTCCGCGATGCAGGCTATGCGCTCGGCATGGAAAGCGACGATATCGACCGAGCAGCTAAGAGCCTGTGGCGGCTGAACGCCTCGAACGTGCGGGACGCGGTTGCGAAAATGCCGGAGCTCGCCCCGCTCGCGCACCGGCTTGAAGCTGAACGCCAAACCGGTAACAACCGGTGGGACTTACTCGTCGATCTCACAGAGCGGCTTGACCGGTTGCCTCGCCACATCTCAATGCACCCGTGCGGGGTGATCCTTTCAGACAGTTCCTTATTAGACCGGACCCCGGTCCAGCCCTCCGGTATGGGGCTGGCTATGAGCCAATTCGATAAACACGACATGGACCACATGGGGCTCATCAAACTCGATGTGCTCGGGGTCCGGATGCAGTCAGCAATCGCCTACACCCTCGAAGAAATCAAACGGATACACGGGGTAACGGATTCGGTCTATTTAGACCGGATTCCGTTCGATGATGAAGCCACTTTCCAGATGATCCGGACAACCAACACGCTGGGGGTTTTCCAAATCGAATCCCCAGGCCAGCGGGAACTCATCGGGAAGCTCGCCCCGACTGAACTCAACGACCTCATCATCGACATTTCCCTGTTCCGTCCAGGCCCGATGCAATCAGACATGGTCAAACCGTTCCTGGAACAACGTCACGGATTCCGGCACACGGAAGTCCCGCACCCGGATCTCGCCCCGATCTTGAAAGAAACCCACGGGGTTGTGGTGTTCCACGAACAAGTCCTGCGCATCATCGACCTCATGACAGGGTGCGGGCTCGCACGTGCTGACGTGTACCGGCGCTGGATCGGCAACCCTGAGCGGGAACCGGTCTTCGAAAAAACGTTCAGGCGCGATGCGCTCACGAAAGGGTATTCGGTCGACGTCATCGATGAAGTATGGTCCATCCTGGCCGCTTTCGGCTCCTTCGGATTCTGCAAAGCCCACGGAGCCGCGTTCGCCATCCCCACATATCAATCCGCGTGGCTGAAAACCCACCACCCAGAAGCGTTCATGGCCGCACTATTCGAACACGACCCGGGCATGTACCCGCAAAGGCTGCTCATCGCAGAAGCCCGCCGGCTCGGTATCCCGCTACTCCCGCTGGATGTCAACGCCTCGAGTACATCCTTCAAGCTTGAACGCATCCCCGAACACGCCCAAACACCGAGTGAACCAGTACCCGGGTATCGGGTGCGCGGAGATCTTGGCATCCGCATGTCCTGGACACTGGTCAGCGGACTCAGCACCCCTGAAGCCCAACGCTTAAGCGCCAACGCCCCCTACACATCAGTCGCAGACGTTCGTTCCCGCGCCCGCATCACTAAAGCCAGCATGGTCCGGTTAGCCCAACTCGGAGCACTCGACCGTTTCCTGACACCCGGTAGAGGAGGCAGAGCCGACCTCATTCACCACCTCGAAACCCAACGCAACACACCACAACGCGCGCACAAAGACCGACCCATCCCAGGCCAAGGCGCACTCGATCTAGGGGTGGACCTTGAAACCGCGGCGCTAGCACCGGTTATCCCTGATCCGACACCAGCCCAAAACGTCCGAACCGAACTCGACCTCACCGCCGCTGACATCAGCGGCCACATCATGGACGCCCACGCCTCCTATCTTGAAGCCATCGGCGCAACCCCATCCAACCGGCTTCTGGAACTACGCTCAGGGACCCGAGTCCTCGTCGCTGGGGTGCGTGTGGCAACTCAAACCCCGCCGATGCGTTCAGGGGAGAGGGTCGTCTTCATTAGCCTCGATGACGGGCACGGTTGCGCCGATATTTCCTTCTTCACCCAAGCGCAAAACGATGCCGGCCCGATCGTTTTCTCATCACGACTCATGCTCGTAGAAGGCACCACACGCCGCACCGGCCCGAGAGCCGTGAGCATCCAAGCGATCCGTGCATGGGACCTCCAAGAACCCATCACACCCGAAACCCCACCCGAAAAACTCCCACCGCAACCCGGCTACCTCGAAAACACCGCATACACGAAACAAACATGCCGCGCTTCACACTGA
- a CDS encoding DUF6504 family protein, with product MSMFTQSVELRCDEQGAPSAVLWQGRTWTVCAEPVKWFERRAWWEEDPRAVKGSGPGTVDHLVWQLQVQLNPSSEPQTMYVSQHCATGRWRLINVELPSQPLQRSA from the coding sequence ATGAGTATGTTCACCCAATCTGTGGAATTGCGTTGTGACGAGCAGGGCGCGCCGAGTGCCGTGCTGTGGCAAGGGCGCACATGGACGGTGTGCGCAGAGCCCGTGAAGTGGTTTGAGCGTAGGGCCTGGTGGGAGGAGGACCCTAGAGCCGTTAAAGGTTCTGGACCCGGGACTGTTGATCATTTGGTGTGGCAGTTGCAGGTGCAGTTGAATCCAAGTTCTGAGCCGCAGACAATGTATGTTTCTCAGCACTGCGCAACGGGCCGGTGGCGGCTGATCAATGTTGAACTGCCTTCGCAGCCTTTACAACGTAGCGCGTAG